A part of Geothrix oryzae genomic DNA contains:
- a CDS encoding ribonuclease P protein component produces MIFKGRFRTVRQRDHAVPTPLPRPLLGPEAFLDIRAWRRAGDGSGDDLGLPGPLLLVTSPRKTGRAVQRNRFRRQVRMAFLGLSERIAGRPWIVWVRPARLAPPLDRLTLRDIEGQLALALRRLPPVDTP; encoded by the coding sequence GTGATCTTCAAGGGCCGATTCCGTACGGTCCGCCAAAGGGACCACGCGGTACCTACGCCCCTGCCCCGGCCCCTGCTGGGGCCCGAGGCGTTTCTGGACATCCGGGCCTGGCGCCGCGCCGGTGACGGCTCGGGCGATGACCTGGGTCTACCCGGGCCCCTGCTTCTCGTGACCTCGCCCCGCAAGACGGGCCGCGCCGTCCAGCGCAACCGCTTCCGCCGCCAGGTGCGGATGGCCTTCCTCGGCCTTTCCGAGCGAATCGCCGGCCGCCCCTGGATCGTCTGGGTGCGGCCCGCGCGCCTCGCCCCTCCCCTCGACAGGCTCACCCTCCGGGATATCGAAGGCCAGCTCGCGCTGGCCCTGCGCCGTCTCCCCCCCGTGGACACCCCATGA
- the rpmH gene encoding 50S ribosomal protein L34, whose translation MKRTFQPNNRRRAKTHGFLSRMKTKNGRLVLKRRRAKGRHVLAV comes from the coding sequence ATGAAGCGCACCTTTCAGCCCAACAATCGCCGCCGCGCGAAGACCCACGGCTTCCTGAGCCGCATGAAGACCAAGAACGGCCGCCTGGTGCTCAAGCGCCGCCGCGCGAAGGGCCGCCACGTCCTGGCGGTCTGA